The Synergistales bacterium genomic sequence TTGCTGTGCCTTGTGCCAACGGTGGCGCCTGCAGCCCCGACCCCCCCCGACGTGGAGGAGCTCTTCCGGGACCGGGATTGGGAGGCTCTGGACAGGCTGGCCGCCGGCGGAACAAGCCTGGATATCCGGGATGAAGCCTTCATCGCCAACGCCTACTGGCTGCAGCAGCGGTGGGGTGATGCCCTGGAGCTGCTGGAAGGGATCGAAGCGAAACTTCCCGAAGCGGTACGGCCCTACGCTGAGATGATGCGGATCCTGGGCTACGAACGGACCGGCCGGCCGCAGCAGGCGCTTCCGCTGGCCCGGGCCCTCTCGGCCGACGCGCCCCCGCCGCTGCGGTTCTACGTGGCCTACGCCGGCTACCGGCTGGCCGGAGAGGCCGGCGGCGACACCGAGTCCTGGCTGCAGGCCATGGAGGACAACGCCGCCACGGAGGGCCACCGGCAGACCCTGCTGACCGTGCAGCTTCAGGAGCCCGGCGGCGATGTCCGGGACGCCCTGGCCATGCTGGACGAGAACCCCCACCACGGGCCGAGTCTGGCCATCCTCAGGAGACAGCCCGAGGCGGAACGGGGCCCCGACACCCACTGCGCCTTAGGATACCAGGCCTTCCTCCAGGGCGAGTTCGCCCGAGCGGCCGGGGAGCTCGCCAAGGTGCCCGCGGGGCACGCCAAGGCGCGCAAGGCCCGGTACTACCAGGCCATGTCCCACTACCGGCGCAAGGAGTACGGCCAGGCCTTCCGGCTCTTCAAAGAGTTGGCCGAACGCGGCGGGGGCTACAGCGCCTCCTCGGTGGTGCGGCTCTCCATCCTCGCACGCCACGCCTACCGGAAGGAGGTCCTGGACCTGCTGGCCACACTGGCGAAACAGACCGAGGGCAGGCGGCGGCTGGAAGCCCTGGAGGCCCTGGCCTGGCTGGGGAGCGAACCCCAGCGGCGGTGGGCCGAACAGCAGCTCATCGCCAACCACCCCGAAACGGAGGAGCGCTCCGAGGTGCTCTGGGAACGGGGATGGGAGTCCTGGCAGGCTGGTTCCCCCGCAGAGGCCCGCACCCAGTGGGAGAAGGCTCTGCAAGGCGAGACGGACCATCGGTGGCGGGCGCGGTTCCTCTACTGGACGGCCCGGGCGCTGGAAGAAGAGGGAAACGACCAGGCCGCCCGCGAACACTACGAGCGCCTGCGCAGCAGCTCCCCCCGCTCCGTCTACGCCTG encodes the following:
- a CDS encoding lytic transglycosylase domain-containing protein, coding for MHANTGTTNPPGRSRRPVVLQQIVLAALLLCLVPTVAPAAPTPPDVEELFRDRDWEALDRLAAGGTSLDIRDEAFIANAYWLQQRWGDALELLEGIEAKLPEAVRPYAEMMRILGYERTGRPQQALPLARALSADAPPPLRFYVAYAGYRLAGEAGGDTESWLQAMEDNAATEGHRQTLLTVQLQEPGGDVRDALAMLDENPHHGPSLAILRRQPEAERGPDTHCALGYQAFLQGEFARAAGELAKVPAGHAKARKARYYQAMSHYRRKEYGQAFRLFKELAERGGGYSASSVVRLSILARHAYRKEVLDLLATLAKQTEGRRRLEALEALAWLGSEPQRRWAEQQLIANHPETEERSEVLWERGWESWQAGSPAEARTQWEKALQGETDHRWRARFLYWTARALEEEGNDQAAREHYERLRSSSPRSVYAWMAYPDGPYRIVDALPEELQSEPGPLESWGFVLYARLVGADSKNPAERYRAARLGFWLGNEASAYREALSVSDHLAVDGGLSRPLLEMIYPLPYREEVCAAAAHFGVEPWYIWATMRQESAFDADIRSWVGAVGLMQLMPATLEWEASTLGLDDADGTDPADNIHVGTAHLARRYREFKRPDLASAAYNAGASAVRRWLKGDASPTPEVWLETVGYEETADYARRVMGGMDNYRHLYEDRGICPRKGEGNPE